The sequence TGCTGCTGGCTGTCATGTGCCATATTGCAAATTACTTATCTAAGAAATCTTCTGTGCCAGCAATTAGTGAAGAATTAGAACAAAAGCAAATTTGCTGCTTTGTTGATGCAGGCATTGCATACTGCAAGCTTCAACATCTTGTCCATACCATCCCTGTTAAAACCCAAGTAAGCTATACTTTTCTaatgtaaaattaaacattGGATGTGAGGGCATATTAATCATTTgcaatcttttcttcttctcatattttttctcttgaatTTCTTATTTCCCATGCTAGGTTGAACTAATTGTTGCAATCCATGACTTACTTGCTGAGTATGGCCTCTGCTGTGCTGGCGGGGATGGTGAAGGGGAGGAAGGAACATTTCTTAAATTTGCAATAAAGCATCTCTTGGCATTGGACATGAAGCTCAAGTCCAGCTTAAACTCTTCCAACATAGAAGCAATTCAACATGATGACATGCTTCATAGCCcaaacaaaacatttaaaactgaGACAATATTAAATACATTGGGTGTAGAGGGGGGTGGAGCTGAAATCAATGAAGTAAGTGCTACTATGAGTGATGGTTTTGGAGGGATTTCTTCCAAAGATGTATCATCTCCTGCAGGCCTAGAGAAAGACCATGCAGATTTAGAACGCAGAAAAGTAGGTGGCAATGAGGGGAAGAACAAAGGAGAAAAACCCACAGAACATATCAATGAACTTAATGAAGATGAAAGAGAGGAACTTGAGTTACTAATTGATAATGCTTTGGATCAGTGCTTTTTCTGCTTGTACGGTATCAATATTCGATCTGATTCTTCCTATGATGATGACCTAGCCACTCACAAAAATACCAGTCGTGGAGATTATCAGTCCAAGGAACAATGTGCTGATGTTTTTCAGTATATACTGCCATGTGCAAGAGCTTCGTCAGTAAGTACTCTCTCTATCTCTCCTCTCACCATTtgtataaggttttttttaatgcagtTGTGTGCATATGCATCTCAGAAAACTGGATTGATAAAACTTCGTAGAGTGTTAAGAGCTATACGCAAACACTTTCCACAACCGCCAGAAGAAGTTCTTGCTGGAAATGCaatagataaatttttagatgatCCTGATTTATGTGAAGACAAACTCTCAGATGAGGCTGGATCTGAAGGGTATCTTGAAACCATAACAAAGGTAATATTTCCtgatgcaggaagtgtcaaacaGCACAGGTCATTGATGGTCAGAAGGTATTTTCTTCCTTGGATAAGATATAACTTCTTTTTGAGGTGCACTACCTTTAAAGAATGAGCTAACTCCATGAATAATTTACTTATTCAGCTCCGAGCCATATTTTGAAGTGTATTGCAACTTGTATTATTTCCTAGCCCTTTCAGAGGAAATGAATGCAACTGATAAATGGCCAGGCTTTGTACTGACCAAGGAAGGGGAAGAGTTCGTACAACAAAATGCAAATCTCTTTAAATATGATCTACTGTACAACCCTCTACGCTTTGAAAGTTGGCAACGGCTTGGAAATACTTACGATGAGGCAAGGTTTATTTTAGTGTCAGTTTAATTTTCATTACTCTGGAAACCAAAGATAGCTGGTGTGGTTTACAGTTTTTTCTAGActtattttgaatgtttttttgttttcactaAAGCAGGAGGTAGACTTGTTGCTAAATGATGGAAGCAAGCACATAAATGTGGCAGGGTGGAGAAAAAATGTTAATCTACCTCAGAGAGTTGACACAAGTCGAAGGAGGAGTAGGCGTTGTCTATTAATGAGTTTGGCTTTAGCAAAGACACCAGCCCAGCAGGTTTGTCCTTTCTCAGTATTATATACGAGGGGCACCAGatatattcttttcttgtttctagACTGTTTCTATAGTTATATCCTTCATTTCTTAAACTGTATGGAGGTGCCTTAATCTATACAGCAGCTTGCTGTGCATGTGACTTGTTTGAGATGGGACACGTTCTCATGGTTTATTTGAGGATGATTACATGATATCACGCTGAAATTTCTGAAGCAACTTATGATGGATTGTTTTTGAAGTATTATTTAGTGCCATTCCATCTTTAACTACTTTCATTTAGGAAATCCACATTAAACATAAACAAAGTACATCTTATTAGACAGAATGCATGTCCAGCAAGTTTACTGGACATAATTTAAGGTTTCTACCTTGATGATTTGTATTCTTggtataatttgttttaaccaGCTTGGAACTTTTATCTGTCTCTAGTGTGAGATACATGAGTTGCTGGCACTGGTCTACTATGACAGCCTTCAGAATGTGGTACCTTTTTATGACCAAAGATCTGCCGTACCCTCGAAAGATGCAGTATGGATGGCATTTTGTGAGAACTCATTGAAGCATTTTAAGAAAGCTCACACACAAAAGTAATGGATCCTTTCTCATATGATATTACTGTTTTATGGATCCTTTTTCAAACGATATTactgttttattcttttattatgaTACTCCTATATGGACTTTATAGAATTTGTTGATGTTGCAGGCAGGATTGGTCGCATGCATTCTACATGGGGAAACTCTGCGAAAAGCTTGGATACTCATATGAGACATCACTATCATATTATAGTGTAGCTATCACTTTGAATTCATCAGCTGTGGATCCTGTCTATAGGATGCATGCTTCTCGCCTAAAGTTACTTTGCAAATCTGGAAGACTGAATCTGGAGGTCTTAAAGGTTTCTTATCTGGCCTACACCTTCCATAGAAATGGACTTGAAAGAGAGAGATTCCTATTTTTATCACTAACTCCTTTTCTTATCCTTTTGGACTTGTTTTCCAGCACATGTTGTGCTTTTGGATTGAACTTCAATCTCTGTacttgtgttgtgtgtgtgtgtgtttggctTCTTCGTGATGTTTACTTGTGTTTCAATGGTTATCATCTTACAGTTCTAGGAATTatactatttatatttatcagaTGCCTGCATATTATCTTTATATCGTATCTTTTCTTTGTTACAGGTCCTTGCAGAATATTCCTTTAGTGAATCAACAAAGGATGCTGTCATGAGCATACTTAGTACATTTGCACCTGAAGTGTCATGTTCAGCAGATAATATTGAGGACAGAAGCACTGAGGAAAGTTTTGAGAGAAAACATGAGGAATCAGTTCAGTTAGAAAAGGTGTGGCAAATGCTTTACAATGATTGCATTTCTGCTTTGGAAGTTTGTGTTGAAGGCGATCTCAAACATTTTCATAAGGCCAGATACATGCTTGCACAAGGACTGTATAAAAGGGGTTTGAATGGTGATTTGGAGAGAGCAAAGGATGAACtttctttttgcttcaaatcTTCTCGCTCATCCTTCACTATAAATATGTGGGAGATTGATGGGATGGTCAAAAAAGGAAGGTATTAATTCCTTTATTCCCTACctatttcataattatttgtGCAAAATTTGGGGGCCACAGACATAAGATCTAGACAAATTTTTCTGGTGGTTTATCACTTCGTAGAGAACATGGTCTCACTGCTATTCCATGGTTCATGTTGAAGGCTTTCTTGATTACCAGCAATAGTAGCATGGAAATTACGTGAATGATTTTCATGGGGAAAGAAGAATGCCATTTGTAAAATTGATTTAGAAATGTGAAAAGGCATTGTCCTTCAAATCCCAACTTTATCTAATACATGCAACAAATCTTCTCACTGAAATTTCCCTAATTCATTTCATAAAAACATCAAGTCACTTTGTCTCTTGGTGGTATCAAAATCCCCTTGATAATTAGCATATTCTAGTTGTTGCTCATCTTGCTGTTATTGCTGATGTGCATTAcatttgtttattatatttggATGTCAGGCGCAAAACACCAGGTTTTTCTGGGAACAAAAAGGCCCTTGAAGTAAACTTACCAGAAAGTTCCCGGAAATTTATTACTTGCATTCGGAAGTATTTGTTGTTCTATCTGAAATTGTTGGAAGAAACTGGAGACATTTGTACACTTGATCGAGCATTTATATCTCTAAGGGCAGATAAGAGGGTAAAAGCTCAACCTTTtaaactttgttttcttttacattGCCTGGCAAGAGCCATGCCTGCTTCCATTTTAGTCATCCCATCATATCTAGGAAACGACTTCACTAATGCTTGATTGTTGCAATCAAAATTGTATATCAGAAAAATGTTCATACTTTTGTTAACAACACCATCATTACAGACATGGCTATGCTTTGAATATCAAAGTGCTCTCCACCTTTATATATCtgctttcttaattttttcactcATTTTGTGTTAAGAGTGTAGGAAATGGAATACaagcaagattttttaaattattgtcaaGGACCCTGCATGCAACTGCAGAGCTTGTTAGTTATTTCATGCCTAGCCAAATAATATCTTCCTATCATTATCAACATAGAAATTCCTAGGCTTATCTACGTTTATGATTTCATTCCATGTTCCATGATCTTTATTTGAGTATTCATTTTGGAatctaatttcaatttaaatccAGTTCTCGTTGTGCATTGAAGATCTTGTACCAGTAACTCTTGGGAGGTTTATCAAGACCCTTGTATTGTCGATATCTCAAGCTGAGACTGCCGACTCTGGTGTTCCTGGCAACTCTGGTCAGCAACTGGAGAAGATGTTCTCATTGTTTATGGAACAGGGGAACTTATGGCCAGAGATATTAAGCTTGCCTGAGATCAGAAGCCCAGGAATTTCAGAGAGCAGCTTATATGGGTAACTAGAATATTCGTTAGATTTTGTCCTTATCTATTATGGTGAACTTCTTAGGTGTTTACTTGTGAAAATATCTTATAGTGAATGACTTCATCTTAGCATTATGTGCTAACCTTTGTCATAATTTCAGATTGCCAACTTCTCCCTCAAACTGTCTAgcaatgttttttgaaaatttctgtATCATTGATGCCCTATTAATCACAAGTCTTCTATCAATTTCTTAATTGTTCGgcaatataaaattttagttatgAGATGTCAGTATTCTGACTCATATCAAGATAACTGATGTTTatgaatttgtgtttttggcaTGGTATTGCTAATTGTTATTCGGCCTATTGTCTTCTCATAGTTGTACCTGTCTAAGAATTTACTACCTTGTTACAGATATCTCCACAGATATATAGCTTCACTAGAGGGGAATGGAAAGCTTGAGACACTTGAAGCAATAAATGAGAAGATTCGAAAGCGCTTTAAAAATCCCAAGTTGTCCAATAGCAACTGTGCAAAGGTATGCAGGCATGCGTCCTTTGCCTGGTGTCGATCTCTTATAATCAGTTTGGCATTGATCACCCCCATACAATCTGGACTCCAAAGTGAGATACATGCCCTTAACTCATCAGATAGCAGTTTGGAAAGTAGTCTTTTGCTCTGTATTGATCTGCAAACAAATGAGTTATGGAGTCAATCATTTGAGGATCCTACCTACTTGGGAAATCTTGAAACAAAATGGAACCCCATGTTGAGTAGAATCAAGAATATAGTGATTAAGAAAGTTTCAGATGAAAATATTGAGACTGCTACCTCTCTGTTTAGGAGCTCTTATAATTTCTACCGTGAGAGTTCCTGTGTAATGCTCCCATCTGGTATCAACCTTTGTTTAGTTCCATCTCGGCTGGCAGTACAAGCCCAAGTTCAGCCTAACTTGGATGGAGTTGAAATTCTTGATCTTAGCATTCCAAGGAAGCTTCTCTTGTGGGCTTATGCACTGTTGCATGGCCGTTATGCTAATATCTCAGTTGTTGTGAAGCATTGTGAAGAAAATGTGAAGGTATGGGTGCTAACTTGCtcttcaatgatgttttgtttggCATGCCAGAGACTTCATTCATCACATTTGTAGTAATATGGAATCTACAGCTTATATATGAAGATAACTAACATGAGAAAGTAGACACACAACTTTCATTCGTTCAAGTCCCTAGACCATTGAATCCAAGGGTGATGGACACGGCAAAAATGCACTTGTCAGTCTTAGATTTCTAATAAACTATTCTGCATGAAAACATGATCAAGGACATGTTTTTCTCTGTTTGATGGTGGCAGCACGTagccaagggaaaaaaaaagggttcatTTGCAAGCTCAATAgttgattgaatatttttattgtcaaaGAGAAAATTGACTGAAATTGAAGTGGACACATACATCATGACCATTGTGGTTGTGTTTTTGCAGTCAAAGATGAAAAAGGGACCTGGAACCTCATTTGTACCATCCAATGCAAGCCTGCCTGCTGCTACCGTTATTCATACAGGTCATTTACTCCTCCTTGTGAAGCaacaagtttaattttcttACTCAAGGTCGCATAAAATTTGTCTTTAGATTAGCGTGTATAGCTTCCCTCTTATGCATCTCACCTCTCTCAACAAGATGTTCATGGTCCTAGTCATTGAAGCTATCTCTTCCACAGCTCAATTTACGTTTGCACATCAGATTTTCATGCATCTGCATGCTGATGGCTGTTTTCAAATCCTATGTCAGCTACAGGTGGTGGGAAAGATACTGCTACTCAAGGTGGTAGCAATGAACCAGAGGTGCCTGTGGTTAACATACCAGTGACTGCTGTGACATCGGTCTCATTATCTGAGGGTGATAGCATACAGTGCACAAATCCACCACCAACTTCTGAGGAGGGCCAAAAGATTTTATTCGCTACTCCCCAGCAAAATCAAGATAACAGCACCCCTGACGGAAGGGATTTTGCAATGAATGAATGAAGAGATCCAGATAGTGCTGCTTTTGTTGTTACACTAATTGTTGTAGAAAATAGTCCATGCATGCCAGAATTGCTTCTTAACACCCTTTTAtagaaaggaaaagagaagatatgaaagaaaaatgtgAGTAAATTCCACATGTGACTCAATTTTAGAACCTGTCGAGCTTGTGTAAAGAAACAAGTCGTGTGTTGTAATTTTTGCTCGtgtaaataaatacaagaattAGCCTTGTTTGTTGAGCTTATTGGGTATCGGTTGATATTTGTAACTTGCTAGGCTGGACTAGCCAGCTTTTTACGATGGAATTGGATCATAAGCCCTTCGACAAATCACTGAAGGATACAATCTGAACAGATGCTTTGATTTCTCCATCCCATTGTCTTACTTAGAACTCTCATCCTCTGTTATTATTGAAAGATTCCAAATCAATGTGATCACAATGTTTCGAGACAGCAAGGACATATATAGAAGGGACAGAAAAGAGGAATGGAGATAATAAATCTGTCTTTATGATAGTTTTTGAgtgaatatatgtttttttgttaaagcatgagttgcaaaaaaaaaaagaaagaaaaaaagactggCCATGGTTAAGAGAAACTGATGAAAGGTAAAACTAGAACAAACAGATACTTTAAAAAAGGCAACATGAATATTGATTTTGCTATAGCGGTGGAACACTCGGCCATCCTTTGATTAATTAGCAGACAACAGCAAGTCAGGAAGGATTGGTCTTCTTTTGTAGAATATTGAGTTTGCATGCTGTAGTAAAATGTTCGAGTTCGATTTTGATTGCTCAACttattgatcaaataaaaattcttagaTAATTGTAATTCGCTGCATgtcaagctaattttttttaaaataataaaaaaaatgtttagattAAGAGCAATTTtttgacattattattaaacttggtttTACGAGTCAATTTTAAAACATCTCAACCTGACTTCATacatagtttaaattttaaattaaattgtgtagAAATTGCCTCAATATGACCAGTCAATTTAGTGGGTCTAAAGGCAACCCAAATAAccgttaaaaatataatttgactttaaaataaattaatgacatTGAGA is a genomic window of Populus alba chromosome 18, ASM523922v2, whole genome shotgun sequence containing:
- the LOC118040654 gene encoding calcineurin-binding protein 1 isoform X1, whose translation is MFSIAAINDTDSKEQWEPLAPTKEAQEFHLTQNYHDGLLKLQAKEYDKACELLESVLKDPLISNAQADRNASDGHLLQLRFLVLKNLATVFLQQGSSHYESALRCYLQAVEIDTKDSVVWNQLGTLSCSMGLLSISRWAFEQGLLCSPNNWNCMEKLLEVLIAIGDEVACLSVAELILRHWPSHSRALHVKNTIEESEPVPFSPRGIDKLEPKHVRLKFLNKRKATDENLDEGIACKRANHNIELLLPEVSWAALTDAILEILLKLNGFGSEMGGDTVCRSGDIGLTINMPSNMEIIMESVEKKGSKSIPSVQSMSFVDCNSERASSVKERDPNIIDEQPHERRSTRLRSRKPGKEELDFDSGKDLAKVVVQLIEPFIVKNEDSDLVGSCSVPCFDQADSLDTEHNDVADFVRETSKNYGAYHIGHLLLEHAASRGLKYQDAFVKFLELERLTRHWGRDRTPECCLFLAELYYDLGSLPSNVSKMSEYLSEASYHLCKIIESVALDYPFHLTRVSGNINFSSDKSFQDSDETLKEGTGGWDSLLNISLLDNKSSFWVRYFWLSGKLSIMDGNKAKAHGEFCISLSVLTKKEVTNSAPSVCLPHLKIDKELTVDRILHGINLLKLDLLLEKTVGEMIEKEMYSDCVDLLAPLLFSSKHVHLNVLPLPAADKKGEEFTCIELSALDTLIEACEKAKPMEIEVCLKSHQRKLEILLILAGMDGYVTFHQKSELKAYYASDIVSKENPEKHWNDLVMEEVKAISQCVSQFKNFLGPSVDSNGKIIPFGSIGDIQSLLLAVMCHIANYLSKKSSVPAISEELEQKQICCFVDAGIAYCKLQHLVHTIPVKTQVELIVAIHDLLAEYGLCCAGGDGEGEEGTFLKFAIKHLLALDMKLKSSLNSSNIEAIQHDDMLHSPNKTFKTETILNTLGVEGGGAEINEVSATMSDGFGGISSKDVSSPAGLEKDHADLERRKVGGNEGKNKGEKPTEHINELNEDEREELELLIDNALDQCFFCLYGINIRSDSSYDDDLATHKNTSRGDYQSKEQCADVFQYILPCARASSKTGLIKLRRVLRAIRKHFPQPPEEVLAGNAIDKFLDDPDLCEDKLSDEAGSEGYLETITKVIFPDAGSVKQHRSLMVRSSEPYFEVYCNLYYFLALSEEMNATDKWPGFVLTKEGEEFVQQNANLFKYDLLYNPLRFESWQRLGNTYDEEVDLLLNDGSKHINVAGWRKNVNLPQRVDTSRRRSRRCLLMSLALAKTPAQQCEIHELLALVYYDSLQNVVPFYDQRSAVPSKDAVWMAFCENSLKHFKKAHTQKQDWSHAFYMGKLCEKLGYSYETSLSYYSVAITLNSSAVDPVYRMHASRLKLLCKSGRLNLEVLKVLAEYSFSESTKDAVMSILSTFAPEVSCSADNIEDRSTEESFERKHEESVQLEKVWQMLYNDCISALEVCVEGDLKHFHKARYMLAQGLYKRGLNGDLERAKDELSFCFKSSRSSFTINMWEIDGMVKKGRRKTPGFSGNKKALEVNLPESSRKFITCIRKYLLFYLKLLEETGDICTLDRAFISLRADKRFSLCIEDLVPVTLGRFIKTLVLSISQAETADSGVPGNSGQQLEKMFSLFMEQGNLWPEILSLPEIRSPGISESSLYGYLHRYIASLEGNGKLETLEAINEKIRKRFKNPKLSNSNCAKVCRHASFAWCRSLIISLALITPIQSGLQSEIHALNSSDSSLESSLLLCIDLQTNELWSQSFEDPTYLGNLETKWNPMLSRIKNIVIKKVSDENIETATSLFRSSYNFYRESSCVMLPSGINLCLVPSRLAVQAQVQPNLDGVEILDLSIPRKLLLWAYALLHGRYANISVVVKHCEENVKSKMKKGPGTSFVPSNASLPAATVIHTATGGGKDTATQGGSNEPEVPVVNIPVTAVTSVSLSEGDSIQCTNPPPTSEEGQKILFATPQQNQDNSTPDGRDFAMNE
- the LOC118040654 gene encoding calcineurin-binding protein 1 isoform X2, which translates into the protein MFSIAAINDTDSKEQWEPLAPTKEAQEFHLTQNYHDGLLKLQAKEYDKACELLESVLKDPLISNAQADRNASDGHLLQLRFLVLKNLATVFLQQGSSHYESALRCYLQAVEIDTKDSVVWNQLGTLSCSMGLLSISRWAFEQGLLCSPNNWNCMEKLLEVLIAIGDEVACLSVAELILRHWPSHSRALHVKNTIEESEPVPFSPRGIDKLEPKHVRLKFLNKRKATDENLDEGIACKRANHNIELLLPEVSWAALTDAILEILLKLNGFGSEMGGDTVCRSGDIGLTINMPSNMEIIMESVEKKGSKSIPSVQSMSFVDCNSERASSVKERDPNIIDEQPHERRSTRLRSRKPGKEELDFDSGKDLAKVVVQLIEPFIVKNEDSDLVGSCSVPCFDQADSLDTEHNDVADFVRETSKNYGAYHIGHLLLEHAASRGLKYQDAFVKFLELERLTRHWGRDRTPECCLFLAELYYDLGSLPSNVSKMSEYLSEASYHLCKIIESVALDYPFHLTRVSGNINFSSDKSFQDSDETLKEGTGGWDSLLNISLLDNKSSFWVRYFWLSGKLSIMDGNKAKAHGEFCISLSVLTKKEVTNSAPSVCLPHLKIDKELTVDRILHGINLLKLDLLLEKTVGEMIEKEMYSDCVDLLAPLLFSSKHVHLNVLPLPAADKKGEEFTCIELSALDTLIEACEKAKPMEIEVCLKSHQRKLEILLILAGMDGYVTFHQKSELKAYYASDIVSKENPEKHWNDLVMEEVKAISQCVSQFKNFLGPSVDSNGKIIPFGSIGDIQSLLLAVMCHIANYLSKKSSVPAISEELEQKQICCFVDAGIAYCKLQHLVHTIPVKTQVELIVAIHDLLAEYGLCCAGGDGEGEEGTFLKFAIKHLLALDMKLKSSLNSSNIEAIQHDDMLHSPNKTFKTETILNTLGVEGGGAEINEVSATMSDGFGGISSKDVSSPAGLEKDHADLERRKVGGNEGKNKGEKPTEHINELNEDEREELELLIDNALDQCFFCLYGINIRSDSSYDDDLATHKNTSRGDYQSKEQCADVFQYILPCARASSKTGLIKLRRVLRAIRKHFPQPPEEVLAGNAIDKFLDDPDLCEDKLSDEAGSEGYLETITKVIFPDAGSVKQHRSLMVRSSEPYFEVYCNLYYFLALSEEMNATDKWPGFVLTKEGEEFVQQNANLFKYDLLYNPLRFESWQRLGNTYDEEVDLLLNDGSKHINVAGWRKNVNLPQRVDTSRRRSRRCLLMSLALAKTPAQQCEIHELLALVYYDSLQNVVPFYDQRSAVPSKDAVWMAFCENSLKHFKKAHTQKQDWSHAFYMGKLCEKLGYSYETSLSYYSVAITLNSSAVDPVYRMHASRLKLLCKSGRLNLEVLKVLAEYSFSESTKDAVMSILSTFAPEVSCSADNIEDRSTEESFERKHEESVQLEKVWQMLYNDCISALEVCVEGDLKHFHKARYMLAQGLYKRGLNGDLERAKDELSFCFKSSRSSFTINMWEIDGMVKKGRRKTPGFSGNKKALEVNLPESSRKFITCIRKYLLFYLKLLEETGDICTLDRAFISLRADKRFSLCIEDLVPVTLGRFIKTLVLSISQAETADSGVPGNSGQQLEKMFSLFMEQGNLWPEILSLPEIRSPGISESSLYGYLHRYIASLEGNGKLETLEAINEKIRKRFKNPKLSNSNCAKVCRHASFAWCRSLIISLALITPIQSGLQSEIHALNSSDSSLESSLLLCIDLQTNELWSQSFEDPTYLGNLETKWNPMLSRIKNIVIKKVSDENIETATSLFRSSYNFYRESSCVMLPSGINLCLVPSRLAVQAQVQPNLDGVEILDLSIPRKLLLWAYALLHGRYANISVVVKHCEENVKSKMKKGPGTSFVPSNASLPAATVIHTGGGKDTATQGGSNEPEVPVVNIPVTAVTSVSLSEGDSIQCTNPPPTSEEGQKILFATPQQNQDNSTPDGRDFAMNE